GATGGCGCCGTGTTTGTGCGATTTGTTGTGCCTGTTGTAAGGCTTGTTGTAAACTTTCTGTAAATTGTTCTGGATTCATATTTACGTACCTCCTCAAAAACGGTAGCAAAAAGGCAGCCGTCATAGCTGCCAATTTTTGTTTGACCTTTATTGACTATTAGAGTATAACCCGTAAGGTCAAACAAGGTCAAGGATTTAGTCCTGGTCATAATTATCCTGAACGATTTGTAAGACAACGTCCACGGCTTGGGCCATCACTTGTTCTGAAACGTATTCAAACCGACCGTGCATGTTCTCACCACCAGCAAACAAGTTCGGTGTCGGCAAGCCCATAAATGAGATCTTGGAGCCATCCGTCCCACCACGAACCGGATAAATGGCTGGCGTGATACCGAGATTGAGCATGGCTTGTTTGGCCAATTCAACGACCCGCATATCTTTTTCAATGATTTCGCGCATATTGTAATACTGGTCCTTCATGTCGACCTTGATCCGGGCCACACCGTCAGCCAAATTCAGCCGATCCGCAACCGCCATAAATAACCGTTTACGTGCTTCGAACTTATCGCGGTCATGATCACGAATAATGTAAGTCATCTTAGCGCTGTCAACGGTCCCGTCTAAACTAAGCAAGAAGAAGAACCCTTCACGGCCTTCCGTGTGTTCCGGGACATCATGTGCGGGTAACGCCGATTGAAAATCAACGGCTAACTGCAAGGCGTTGACCATCTTATCCTTAGCTTCCCCTGGATGAACGTTGACACCTGTAATCGTCACCGTCGCTTGGGCCGCGTTGAACGTTTCATACTCCAGTTCACCAAGCGGACCACCATCAACGGTGTAGGCATAATCGGCGCCAAAGGCAGGCACATTAAAGTGATCAGCACCAGTCCCAATTTCTTCATCGGGACCAAAAGCTAACCGAATCTTGCCATGTTTGATCTCAGGATGGGCCAACAAATATTCCGCAGCACTAATGATTTCAGCAACGCCAGACTTATCATCAGCTCCAAGCAGCGTGGTTCCATCAGTTGTGATCAGCGTGTGACCAGCATAGTTCTTTAAGTTTGGGAAGACCGCCGGATCCAGCACATAGTCCCCGTTTCCGAGCTTAATAACTGATTCACCGTCATAATTGTCAACAATTTGTGGATTGACATTTTCCGCGTTAAAGTCAGCCGTATCAATATGTGAAATAAAGCCAAGAGTTTTAACAGCTTTGTCACTATTCGCAGGAATCGTCGCAAAAACGTACGCACTTTGCGCATCCTGTTCAACATCGCTCAAGCCTAAATCAGTGAGCTTACTCATTAATTGCTTTAAAAAGGCCGTTTCACGTGGTGACGAAGGAATTGTCGTTGATTCCTCATCTGAACGACTATTAATTTTGACAAAGGTTAAAAAATCTGAAATTAAGTTTGGATATTTTGACATATGATAACTTCCTTTCCTTATTAAAGTTCATGATTAACTTAGATGAAGGTAAACGGATCAGTATTCAGCTGAGACGCCACAATCTCGATTGGCCAGCCAGCTTGTACACGCCACTGATCAAACAGCTTAGTGAGTTGTGACTTACAAATACTCTCGATATGGTGGCCTGGATCAATGACCGTCAACCCGGCTGCCAGCATATCATGACCGGTGTGATAATAGACATCCCCGGTCACGTAAGCTTGTGCACCTGCTCGCAACGCTTGGGGATAGAACTTACCACCATCGCCGCCCAGGACGGCCACACGGGTAATCCGTTGTCGGGGATCGGCACTGACTAGTCGCAGGCCGCTGACACCAAATACTTGCTTACACTGTTCGGCAAACGCCTGCGCTGATAACGGTGTCGGCAAATCACCGACTCGGCCCATATAATACTGATGACCGCCAGACAACAGTGGCACGACCTGGTAATCCCACGTGTCAGCGGCTAAGTCATTAATGCCCGCTACCGCAGTTGGAATCTGATCGGCTAGTAAGTCGACGCTGAACTGTTCACCCGAGTTGACACCGTAACGATCTAGCGTGGCACCCACGGTATTCGTTAAGTATTCCTGTACCGTTTCAACTTGATTGGTCGGTACCGTTAAAGTCAACTTAACAGCCTGTGCCCGATACCCAGGAACCAACCCCTGCACATTTTGCAAGTCTAGGGCCGCCGCCAGCCAATCGTTCATGCCGCCCTCAGCACAGTCCAGATTCGTATGGGCCGCGTACACCAAGATGTGGTGAGCTGCAAGTTCTGCATACATTGCTTTCTGAGGATCCTGATAATCAAGATTGTTAGCCGGTCGAAACATGACGGGATGATGAGCAAAAATCATGTCAGCACCGATCGTGATGGCTTCTTGGACAACTTCCGGCCGCACATCCAGGGTAACTAACACCTTGTGGATGTCCTGATGAGGATCGCCGATTTGTAATCCGGTGGGATCATGCTCCCACTTCAACTTGAGTGGCGCAAATTTTTCAAAACGCGCAATTAATTCACTTGCTTGCATCCGTCAAGACTCCTTCAATCAATTTGATTTTAGCGTGAGCCAGCGCTAACTGTTCCTCTGGTATCACTTTAGCCCGTTGCATTTGCGCAACCGCCGCATTTACTCGTTGTAACTCACGTTGCCACTTAGCGATAAACACCGGCGACTTCTCAGCTAGCAGAAACGGGCCAAACATCTGTTCAGCCGTCGTATACGTCACCTGATGATCAACCCGATCAGCACAAAGAATCTCATAAGTATGGCCATCTTCAGCTAGAATTCGTTCAGCTACAATTTGAAACTGATTGGCCGCCAGCCATTCCCGCACGGTCGCTTCACCAACATTAGGCTCGAGTACCAACCGTTGAACACCGGCGAGCTGGGTCGGCCCCTGTTCAAGAATATGGCGAATCAAAGGGCCCCCCATCCCGGCAATCGTGACCGTATCAATACGATCAGCTGGTTCAATCGCAGCAAGACCGTCAGCTAGACGGGCCACTAAGCGATCCGTTAACCCCAGTTTTTGAATCTCATGACGCGCATTTTCAAAGGGCCCCCGGACGACTTCACCAGCTACACCATAACTAATTTGATGATTTAATGCGAG
This Lactiplantibacillus plantarum DNA region includes the following protein-coding sequences:
- the pepT gene encoding peptidase T, with amino-acid sequence MSKYPNLISDFLTFVKINSRSDEESTTIPSSPRETAFLKQLMSKLTDLGLSDVEQDAQSAYVFATIPANSDKAVKTLGFISHIDTADFNAENVNPQIVDNYDGESVIKLGNGDYVLDPAVFPNLKNYAGHTLITTDGTTLLGADDKSGVAEIISAAEYLLAHPEIKHGKIRLAFGPDEEIGTGADHFNVPAFGADYAYTVDGGPLGELEYETFNAAQATVTITGVNVHPGEAKDKMVNALQLAVDFQSALPAHDVPEHTEGREGFFFLLSLDGTVDSAKMTYIIRDHDRDKFEARKRLFMAVADRLNLADGVARIKVDMKDQYYNMREIIEKDMRVVELAKQAMLNLGITPAIYPVRGGTDGSKISFMGLPTPNLFAGGENMHGRFEYVSEQVMAQAVDVVLQIVQDNYDQD
- a CDS encoding Nif3-like dinuclear metal center hexameric protein, translated to MQASELIARFEKFAPLKLKWEHDPTGLQIGDPHQDIHKVLVTLDVRPEVVQEAITIGADMIFAHHPVMFRPANNLDYQDPQKAMYAELAAHHILVYAAHTNLDCAEGGMNDWLAAALDLQNVQGLVPGYRAQAVKLTLTVPTNQVETVQEYLTNTVGATLDRYGVNSGEQFSVDLLADQIPTAVAGINDLAADTWDYQVVPLLSGGHQYYMGRVGDLPTPLSAQAFAEQCKQVFGVSGLRLVSADPRQRITRVAVLGGDGGKFYPQALRAGAQAYVTGDVYYHTGHDMLAAGLTVIDPGHHIESICKSQLTKLFDQWRVQAGWPIEIVASQLNTDPFTFI
- a CDS encoding tRNA (adenine(22)-N(1))-methyltransferase, which codes for MDAKQLSKRLATVGAFVQPGARVADIGSDHAYLPANLALNHQISYGVAGEVVRGPFENARHEIQKLGLTDRLVARLADGLAAIEPADRIDTVTIAGMGGPLIRHILEQGPTQLAGVQRLVLEPNVGEATVREWLAANQFQIVAERILAEDGHTYEILCADRVDHQVTYTTAEQMFGPFLLAEKSPVFIAKWQRELQRVNAAVAQMQRAKVIPEEQLALAHAKIKLIEGVLTDASK